GCCGGTTCGTGGGTTCTTCATCGTGCGCGGCTTCCGGCGCGCGACGGAGAAGGTGCCGAAGCCGACAAGCGTGACGGAGTCTCCGCGCTTGAGCGCGGCGCGCACGCCCGCGAGCATGGCGCGCACGGCACGCTCGGTCGCCGCCTTCGGCCAGCCCGCGGCCTCCGCCATCCGCACGACGAGATCCGCCTTGGTCATCGGGCTACATGCCGAACGTGGCGCGCGCTTCGTCCATCACCGCCTCGGTGATGGACGCGTAGCCGCGGTCCTCGGCGAAGCGCTCGATCGCGCGCCGGGCCATCGGGCGGATGAACGACGGGATGCGCTCGAGGCGCGCGGCGGCCTCCGGGCTCCACGCGGCGCCCGCGGGGGCCACCGCGGCGCCCTCGTTCACCATCGCGGCGAACGGGCAGCCCGGGCCGTCGCCGCCGGCACCGCCCGCCGGCGTGCCCTCGAAGGCGTCGGGGCGCGCGTTCGCGAGCGAGCTCCGCAGGTGCTCGAAGGGCTCGGCGGGCGTGTCGCGGCCGCCGACCTTGACGCCGAGGCTCCGCACCATCTGCGTCTCGAACGGGTTC
Above is a genomic segment from Candidatus Methylomirabilota bacterium containing:
- a CDS encoding HU family DNA-binding protein, which translates into the protein MTKADLVVRMAEAAGWPKAATERAVRAMLAGVRAALKRGDSVTLVGFGTFSVARRKPRTMKNPRTGQSVTVGGRVPRFKPSKELKQAVR